The following coding sequences lie in one Desulfosalsimonas propionicica genomic window:
- a CDS encoding type II toxin-antitoxin system Phd/YefM family antitoxin, translated as MQKINVKEARRNISRLLDEINAGEEIILLRRGKPVARMMQVENDHKEALRFPDRTLFRSKLPPMKQSSASLIRDIRDERG; from the coding sequence ATGCAAAAAATCAACGTGAAAGAAGCTCGTCGAAATATCAGCCGCCTGCTGGACGAAATCAATGCCGGCGAAGAAATAATCCTCCTGAGGCGGGGAAAACCGGTCGCCCGTATGATGCAGGTTGAAAACGATCATAAAGAAGCGCTCCGGTTTCCGGATCGAACTTTGTTCCGCAGCAAACTGCCCCCTATGAAACAAAGCAGCGCATCTTTAATCCGGGATATACGGGATGAGCGGGGATAA